A single window of Nomascus leucogenys isolate Asia chromosome 18, Asia_NLE_v1, whole genome shotgun sequence DNA harbors:
- the VSIR gene encoding V-type immunoglobulin domain-containing suppressor of T-cell activation, with product MGFPTAPEAGRWRWGSLLFALFLAASLGPVAAFKVATPYSLYVCPEGQNVTLTCRLLGPVDKGHDVTFYKTWYRSSRGEVQTCSERRPIRNLTFQDLHLHHGGHQAANTSHDLAQRHGLESASDHHGNFSITMRNLTLLDSGLYCCLVVELRHHHSEHRVHGAMELQVQTGKDAPSNCVAYPSSSQESENITAAALATGACIVGILCLPLILLLVYKQRQAASNRRAQELVRMDSNIQGIENPGFEASPPAQGIPEAKVRHPLSYVAQRQPSESGRHLLSEPSTPLSPPGPGDVFFPSLDPVPDSPNFEVI from the exons ATGGGCTTCCCCACGGCCCCGGAGGCCGGCCGCTGGCGCTGGGGATCCCTGCTCTTCGCTCTCTTCCTGGCTGCGTCCCTAG GTCCGGTGGCAGCCTTCAAGGTCGCCACGCCGTATTCCCTGTACGTCTGTCCCGAGGGGCAGAACGTCACCCTCACCTGCAGGCTCTTGGGCCCTGTGGACAAAGGGCACGATGTGACCTTCTACAAGACGTGGTACCGCAGCTCGAGGGGCGAGGTGCAGACCTGCTCAGAGCGCCGGCCCATCCGCAACCTCACGTTCCAGGACCTTCACCTGCACCACGGAGGCCACCAGGCTGCCAACACCAGCCACGACCTGGCTCAGCGCCACGGGCTGGAGTCGGCCTCCGACCACCATGGCAACTTCTCCATCACCATGCGCAACCTGACCCTGCTGGATAGCGGCCTCTACTGCTGCCTGGTGGTGGAGCTCAGGCACCACCACTCGGAGCACAGGGTCCACGGTGCCATGGAGCTGCAGGTGCAGACAG GCAAAGATGCACCATCCAACTGTGTGGCGTACCCATCCTCCTCCCAGGAGAGTGAAA ACATCACGGCTGCAGCCCTGGCTACGGGTGCCTGCATCGTAGGAATCCTCTGCCTCCCCCTCATCCTGCTCCTGGTCTACAAGCAAAGGCAGGCGGCCTCCAACCGCC GTGCCCAGGAGCTGGTGCGGATGGACAG CAACATTCAAGGGATTGAAAACCCCGGCTTTGAAGCCTCACCACCTGCCCAGGGGATACCTGAGGCCAAAGTCAGGCACCCCCTGTCCTATGTGGCCCAGCGGCAGCCTTCTGAGTCTGGGCGGCATCTGCTTTCGGAGCCCAGCACCCCCCTGTCTCCTCCAGGCCCCGGAGACGTCTTCTTCCCATCCCTGG ACCCTGTCCCCGACTCTCCAAACTTTGAGGTCATCTAG